The following proteins come from a genomic window of Pseudomonas sp. MAG733B:
- the speB gene encoding agmatinase, giving the protein MDKILHQPLGGNEMPRFGGIATMLRLPHVPTAAGLDAAFVGVPLDIGTSLRPGTRFGPRDIRAESVMIRPYNMATGAAPFDSLSVADIGDVAINTFNLLDAVRIIEESYDNILEHDVIPLTLGGDHTITLPILRAIHKKHGKVGLVHIDAHADVNDHMFGEKIAHGTTFRRAVEEGLIDPDRVVQIGLRAQGYTADDFNWSRNQGFRVVQAEECWHKSLTPLMAEVREKVGGGPVYLSFDIDGIDPAWAPGTGTPEIGGLTTIQAIEIVRGCQGLDLIGCDLVEVSPAYDTTGNTSLLAANLLYEMLCVLPGVVHR; this is encoded by the coding sequence GTGGACAAGATTCTTCACCAACCACTGGGCGGCAACGAAATGCCGCGCTTCGGCGGCATCGCCACCATGCTCCGACTCCCCCACGTACCTACCGCTGCCGGTCTGGACGCTGCCTTCGTAGGCGTGCCGCTGGACATCGGTACTTCGCTGCGCCCCGGCACCCGCTTCGGGCCGCGTGACATCCGCGCCGAATCGGTAATGATCCGCCCGTACAACATGGCCACCGGTGCTGCACCGTTCGACTCCCTGTCGGTTGCCGACATCGGCGACGTGGCGATCAACACGTTCAACCTGCTGGATGCCGTGCGGATCATCGAAGAGTCCTACGACAACATCCTCGAACACGATGTGATCCCCCTGACCCTGGGCGGCGACCACACCATCACCTTGCCGATCCTGCGTGCCATCCATAAAAAGCATGGCAAGGTCGGCCTCGTGCACATCGACGCCCACGCCGATGTGAACGATCACATGTTCGGCGAGAAAATCGCCCACGGCACCACCTTCCGTCGCGCCGTCGAAGAAGGCCTGATCGATCCGGACCGCGTTGTGCAAATCGGTCTCCGCGCCCAGGGCTACACCGCTGACGACTTCAACTGGAGCCGCAACCAGGGCTTCCGTGTGGTTCAGGCCGAAGAGTGCTGGCACAAATCCCTGACGCCACTGATGGCCGAAGTTCGCGAGAAAGTCGGCGGCGGTCCGGTGTACCTGAGCTTCGACATCGACGGCATCGACCCGGCGTGGGCACCAGGCACCGGCACCCCGGAAATCGGCGGTCTGACGACCATTCAGGCGATTGAAATCGTTCGCGGCTGCCAAGGCCTCGACCTGATCGGTTGCGATCTGGTAGAAGTCTCGCCCGCTTATGACACCACCGGCAACACCTCGCTGCTGGCCGCCAACCTGCTGTATGAAATGCTCTGCGTACTGCCTGGCGTGGTCCATCGCTGA
- a CDS encoding cytosine permease, with product MNNNNKDNSLSIETNGVEQIPDNERTARPSDLFRLIFGGANTFATAVLGSFPVLFGLSFQAGVWAIVLGVVLGALILAPMGLFGPINGTNNAVSSGAHFGVHGRIVGSFLSLLTAIAFFSLSVWSSGDALVGGAKRLIDLPETDLTLGLAYGLFALLVLTVCIYGFRFMLWVNRIAVWAASLLFLLGIFAFAPAFDSQYAGTVAMGQAGFWAAFIGAALVAMSNPISFGAFLGDWSRYIPRETPKGRIMVSVIAAQLATLIPFLFGLATATIVAIKAPDYIAANNYVGGLLAVSPTWFFLPVCLIAVIGGMSTGTTSLYGTGLDMSSVFPRVLSRVKATLLIGVMSIAFIFIGRFAANLVQSVSTFAVLIITCTTPWMVIMIIGLVTRRGFYCPDDLQVFTRGEKGGRYWFTHGWNWRGMGAWIPSAAVGLCFVNLPGQFVGPLGNLAEGIDISLPVTLGLASVVYLVLLKMFPEASAVFGPNDSRSKSTDPLVKPAMQPVA from the coding sequence ATGAATAACAACAACAAAGACAATAGCCTTAGCATCGAAACAAATGGGGTCGAACAGATCCCGGACAATGAGCGCACCGCACGGCCCAGCGACCTGTTTCGCTTGATCTTCGGTGGCGCCAATACCTTTGCAACCGCCGTGCTCGGCAGTTTCCCGGTACTGTTCGGCCTGTCCTTCCAGGCTGGCGTCTGGGCGATTGTGCTGGGCGTGGTGCTCGGTGCATTAATCCTCGCGCCGATGGGTCTGTTCGGCCCGATCAACGGCACCAACAACGCCGTGTCTTCCGGTGCACACTTCGGCGTGCACGGGCGAATCGTCGGTTCTTTCCTGTCGCTGTTGACCGCCATCGCGTTCTTCTCGCTCTCCGTCTGGAGTTCGGGTGATGCACTGGTGGGCGGCGCCAAGCGCTTGATCGATCTGCCAGAAACCGACCTGACCCTGGGCCTGGCCTACGGTCTGTTCGCGCTGCTGGTGTTGACGGTGTGCATCTACGGTTTCCGCTTCATGTTGTGGGTCAACCGCATCGCGGTGTGGGCGGCCAGCCTGTTGTTCCTGCTGGGCATCTTCGCTTTTGCCCCGGCGTTCGACAGCCAGTACGCGGGCACGGTGGCCATGGGTCAGGCCGGTTTCTGGGCCGCGTTCATCGGCGCAGCGCTGGTAGCCATGAGCAACCCGATTTCCTTCGGTGCGTTCCTCGGTGACTGGTCGCGCTACATCCCGCGTGAAACGCCGAAAGGCCGGATCATGGTCTCGGTAATCGCCGCGCAACTGGCCACGCTGATTCCGTTCCTGTTCGGCCTCGCCACCGCCACCATCGTGGCGATCAAGGCACCGGACTACATCGCGGCCAACAACTACGTTGGCGGCCTGCTGGCCGTTTCGCCGACCTGGTTCTTCCTGCCGGTGTGCCTCATTGCAGTGATCGGCGGCATGTCCACCGGCACCACCTCGCTGTATGGCACCGGGCTGGACATGTCCAGCGTGTTCCCACGGGTGCTGTCGCGGGTCAAGGCGACGTTGCTGATCGGCGTGATGTCGATTGCCTTCATCTTCATCGGTCGCTTCGCGGCGAACCTGGTGCAGAGCGTGTCGACTTTCGCCGTACTGATCATCACCTGCACCACGCCATGGATGGTGATCATGATCATCGGCCTGGTGACGCGTCGCGGCTTCTACTGCCCGGATGATCTGCAAGTGTTCACCCGTGGCGAGAAAGGTGGCCGTTACTGGTTCACCCACGGCTGGAACTGGCGTGGCATGGGTGCCTGGATCCCGAGCGCGGCCGTTGGCCTGTGCTTCGTCAACCTGCCGGGGCAGTTCGTCGGCCCACTGGGCAACCTGGCCGAGGGCATCGACATCAGCTTGCCGGTCACCCTGGGCCTGGCTTCGGTGGTGTACCTGGTGTTGCTCAAGATGTTCCCGGAAGCGAGCGCCGTATTCGGCCCGAATGATTCACGCAGCAAGAGCACGGACCCGCTCGTTAAACCGGCGATGCAACCCGTCGCCTGA
- a CDS encoding DTW domain-containing protein, with product MSRIQCPRCLRPQTHCLCPLIPSLDSRTRVLLLQHPSEVNHALNTARLAALGLKSAELIVGEVFEDLPSLLNQPGYRARLLFPGDDAQPMQAYVASDEPLLLVVPDGTWRKARKMLHLNPLLAALPRVTLAEGRVSRYRLRKAPGPGALSTVEAIVQALETLEAPTSFAPLLKPFEALIEGQIAAMGEEVFQRNHGPK from the coding sequence ATGTCCAGAATCCAATGCCCGCGTTGCCTGCGACCGCAAACGCATTGCCTGTGCCCGTTGATCCCCAGCCTCGACAGCCGCACCCGGGTGTTGCTGTTGCAGCATCCGAGTGAAGTGAACCATGCGTTGAATACCGCGCGGCTGGCGGCGCTGGGGTTGAAGAGTGCCGAGTTGATCGTCGGCGAAGTGTTTGAGGATTTGCCCAGCCTGTTGAATCAACCGGGGTATCGGGCGCGGTTGTTGTTTCCCGGTGACGATGCCCAGCCGATGCAGGCGTATGTCGCATCCGATGAACCGCTGTTGCTGGTGGTCCCGGACGGCACCTGGCGCAAGGCGCGCAAGATGCTGCACCTCAATCCGTTGCTGGCAGCATTGCCGAGGGTGACGCTGGCCGAAGGCCGCGTGTCCCGTTATCGACTGCGCAAGGCACCGGGGCCGGGAGCGTTATCGACGGTGGAGGCGATAGTGCAGGCGCTGGAAACCTTGGAAGCGCCGACCTCGTTTGCGCCGTTGCTGAAGCCGTTCGAGGCGTTGATCGAGGGGCAGATTGCGGCGATGGGGGAGGAGGTTTTCCAGCGTAATCATGGGCCGAAATAG
- a CDS encoding nuclear transport factor 2 family protein: MNLRDQVLKAAADLVSAFARNDREAYFGAFSADASFVFYTPEQPLLSRDAYQALWDSWRAEDGFEVLSCTSSNAFVSLQGDVAIFIHDVATELRMQGEQHFSQERETIVFKKQASGQEQQGLWLACHEHLSAMPEGLPPP; the protein is encoded by the coding sequence ATGAACCTACGTGATCAGGTTTTGAAAGCGGCTGCCGATCTGGTATCCGCCTTCGCCCGTAACGATCGCGAAGCCTACTTCGGCGCGTTCAGCGCCGATGCCAGCTTCGTCTTCTACACCCCCGAACAGCCGCTGCTGTCGCGCGATGCCTACCAGGCGTTGTGGGACAGCTGGCGCGCCGAGGACGGCTTCGAAGTGCTGTCGTGCACATCGAGCAACGCCTTTGTCAGCCTGCAGGGTGACGTGGCGATTTTCATCCATGACGTGGCCACCGAGCTGCGCATGCAAGGGGAGCAACACTTCAGCCAGGAGCGCGAGACGATTGTTTTCAAGAAACAAGCGTCTGGCCAAGAACAACAAGGCCTATGGCTGGCCTGCCACGAACATTTGTCCGCAATGCCGGAAGGGCTGCCACCCCCTTAG
- a CDS encoding sodium:solute symporter, with amino-acid sequence MALDLIVVLIYAAAMLILGYYGMRKAKTHEDYLVAGRNLGPGLYMGTMAATVLGGASTVGTVRLGYVHGISGFWLCAALGCGIIALNLFLAKPLLKLKVFTVTQVLEKRYNPMARTASATIMLAYALMIGVVSILAIGTVLQVLFDLPFWVSVLVGGGIVVIYSTIGGMWSLTLTDIVQFGIQTVGLMFLLLPICLYRVGGWDQLVAQLPAASFNFTSIGWDTIITYFMIYFFGILIGQDIWQRVFTAKSEKVAKYAGTSAGIYCIIYGLVCALIGMAAHVLIPDLDNVNNAFAAIVKVSLPDGIRGLVIAAALAAMMSTASAGLLAASTTLTEDLLPKLRRGKESNIATNRLFTMLTGIVVLGIALVVNDVISALTLAYNLLVGGMLIPLMGAIFWKRATTAGAIAAMALGFITALVFMFKDGMDANTPIYYSLGVSLVSFVLVSLMSRRPATLASAA; translated from the coding sequence ATGGCTTTGGATTTAATCGTCGTACTCATCTACGCCGCCGCGATGCTGATACTCGGCTACTACGGCATGCGCAAGGCCAAGACCCACGAAGACTACCTGGTCGCCGGTCGTAACCTCGGCCCGGGCCTGTACATGGGCACCATGGCTGCCACCGTTCTGGGCGGTGCGTCCACCGTGGGCACCGTGCGTCTGGGCTATGTGCACGGCATCTCCGGTTTCTGGCTCTGCGCCGCACTGGGCTGCGGGATCATCGCGCTGAACCTGTTCCTCGCCAAACCGTTGCTGAAACTGAAAGTGTTCACCGTCACCCAGGTGCTGGAAAAACGCTACAACCCAATGGCCCGTACCGCCAGCGCGACCATCATGCTGGCCTATGCCTTGATGATCGGCGTGGTTTCGATCCTGGCCATCGGCACCGTACTGCAAGTTCTGTTTGACCTGCCGTTCTGGGTCTCTGTACTGGTAGGCGGCGGCATCGTCGTCATTTACTCGACAATTGGCGGCATGTGGTCGCTGACCCTGACCGACATCGTCCAGTTCGGTATCCAGACCGTCGGCCTGATGTTCCTGCTGTTGCCAATCTGCCTGTACCGTGTGGGTGGCTGGGATCAACTGGTCGCGCAACTGCCGGCCGCCAGCTTCAACTTCACCAGCATTGGCTGGGACACCATCATCACCTACTTCATGATCTACTTCTTCGGCATCCTGATCGGTCAGGACATCTGGCAACGGGTGTTCACCGCCAAGAGCGAAAAAGTGGCGAAGTACGCCGGTACTTCGGCCGGTATCTACTGCATCATCTACGGCCTGGTTTGCGCGCTGATCGGTATGGCCGCTCACGTGCTGATTCCGGATCTGGACAACGTCAACAACGCCTTTGCCGCTATCGTCAAAGTCTCGCTGCCGGACGGCATCCGTGGCCTGGTGATTGCTGCTGCCCTGGCAGCGATGATGTCCACCGCCAGCGCCGGTTTGCTGGCCGCCTCCACCACCCTGACTGAAGACCTGCTGCCGAAACTGCGCCGTGGTAAAGAGTCGAACATCGCCACCAACCGCCTGTTCACCATGTTGACCGGTATTGTTGTTCTGGGCATCGCACTGGTGGTCAATGACGTGATCAGTGCGCTGACACTGGCCTACAACCTGCTGGTAGGCGGCATGCTGATCCCGCTGATGGGTGCGATCTTCTGGAAACGCGCCACCACCGCCGGTGCCATCGCCGCCATGGCATTGGGCTTCATTACCGCCCTGGTCTTCATGTTCAAGGACGGAATGGATGCCAACACACCGATCTACTACAGCCTCGGTGTCAGCCTCGTGAGCTTCGTGCTTGTCAGCCTGATGTCACGTCGCCCGGCAACACTGGCGAGCGCCGCCTAA
- a CDS encoding HlyD family type I secretion periplasmic adaptor subunit, translated as MPASSDSSKDRGYFDSFGKSAEAEFMPETAGASLQDSPRWSRVTVWLAAALLISAVVWAKFAVLQEVTMGEGKAIPSSKVQVIQNLEGGIVTEIFVREGQMVNKGDTLLRLDDTRYLSNKGESEVDRYALTAQVERLSAEAEGRPFKLSDEVIAKAPQVAEDERSLYEQRQRRLASEQRTLSEQLRQKTQELAEFRSKAGQYSSSLALVNQEMNMSEPLVKTGAVSPVEILRLKRSAVEIRGSLNATTLAIPRAESAIAEIRSKIDESEQSFRSDAAKELNEKRTDLSKITASSIAIDDRVTRTTVTSPVKGIIKVLKVNTIGGVVQPGSDMVEIVPLEDNLLIEAKVRPQDVAFLHPGQKAMVKFTAYDYTIYGGLSAKLELIGADTITDDKGNSFYLIQVRTDKNHLGGDVKPLLIIPGMVATVDIITGEKTVLDYLLKPVLKARTEAMRER; from the coding sequence ATGCCTGCTTCATCGGATTCTTCGAAAGATCGCGGCTACTTCGACAGTTTCGGCAAAAGCGCCGAAGCCGAATTCATGCCGGAAACCGCCGGCGCTTCATTGCAGGACTCGCCGCGCTGGTCGCGGGTGACCGTGTGGCTGGCGGCCGCGTTGTTGATCAGCGCGGTGGTCTGGGCCAAGTTCGCCGTGTTGCAGGAAGTGACGATGGGCGAAGGCAAGGCGATTCCGTCGAGCAAGGTGCAGGTGATCCAGAACCTGGAGGGCGGCATCGTCACCGAGATCTTCGTGCGCGAAGGGCAAATGGTGAACAAGGGCGACACGTTGCTGCGCCTGGATGACACGCGCTACCTGTCGAACAAGGGCGAAAGCGAAGTCGATCGTTATGCACTGACCGCACAGGTCGAACGACTATCGGCAGAAGCGGAAGGCCGACCTTTCAAGCTCTCGGACGAAGTGATCGCCAAGGCGCCGCAAGTGGCCGAGGACGAGCGCTCGCTGTACGAACAGCGGCAACGCCGACTGGCCAGCGAACAACGCACACTGTCAGAACAACTGAGGCAAAAAACCCAGGAACTGGCGGAATTCCGCTCGAAAGCCGGGCAGTACAGTTCCAGTCTGGCGCTGGTCAACCAAGAGATGAACATGTCCGAGCCACTGGTCAAGACCGGCGCGGTTTCGCCGGTGGAGATCCTGCGGCTCAAGCGCAGCGCCGTGGAAATCCGAGGCTCGCTGAACGCCACCACTTTGGCGATTCCCCGGGCCGAATCGGCGATTGCCGAGATCAGGAGCAAGATCGACGAATCGGAACAATCCTTCCGTTCGGACGCGGCCAAAGAGCTGAATGAGAAACGCACTGACCTGTCGAAAATCACGGCATCGAGCATCGCCATCGACGACCGGGTAACGCGCACCACGGTGACCTCACCCGTCAAAGGCATCATCAAGGTATTGAAGGTCAATACCATCGGCGGCGTAGTTCAGCCCGGCAGCGACATGGTGGAAATCGTGCCGCTGGAAGACAACCTGCTGATCGAAGCCAAGGTCCGCCCCCAGGACGTCGCGTTCCTGCATCCGGGCCAGAAAGCCATGGTCAAGTTCACGGCTTACGACTACACAATCTACGGTGGGCTGAGCGCGAAGCTGGAACTGATCGGCGCCGACACCATCACCGATGACAAGGGCAACAGCTTCTACCTGATTCAGGTGCGCACTGATAAAAACCATTTGGGAGGGGATGTGAAACCGTTGCTGATCATTCCGGGGATGGTGGCGACGGTGGACATTATTACCGGGGAGAAGACGGTGCTGGATTACCTGCTGAAACCGGTGTTGAAGGCGCGGACCGAGGCGATGCGCGAGCGGTAG
- a CDS encoding type I secretion system permease/ATPase produces the protein MTSMEPGNTGVDPRLSFDDPLLDGLLILCKLHGATVSRASLSAGLPMAHQRLSLDLLPRAAARAGLQARLLRRDLKDISPLNLPVMLLLNNGRTAVLRRYGEDGRVLILPSEADGGEQWISPQELAEHYTGQALFARPRHELEDLRSPLVPRVQAWFRDTLKLSKWLYSDAILASFLINLLGLMVPLFVMQTYDRVVPNQATSTLWVLSIGLLIGTGFELVLRVVRAHLLDTAGKKTDVILSATLFERITGMAMKARPATIGGFAQSIHDFQGLREFLTAVTLTSLIDLPFALLMLVVIGLLGGWLVVIPVLAFPITIIFAMIIQARLRDTVQKSLSLGAERQALLIETLGGLETLKACSAESERQHKWESTHGALTRLDSHARNLSALATNGTLFIQQFSGMATIVAGVYSIIAGNLSVGALVATYMLGSRVLAPLGQIAGLITRYQQAQLTMKSTDALMSLPQERDARQRPLERTQLQGALDVVGVTFHYNGQNAPALANISFSVKPGERIGIIGRSGSGKSTLGRLVMGFYEPEEGQLLLDGLDLRQLDVADLRHQIGYVAHDLPLLAGSLRDNLTLGARYISDARMLEVAELTGVTELARQHPQGFDRPVGERGQLLSGGQRQAVLLARALLLDPPIMLLDEPTSAMDNSSEDVLRQKLHGWVQGKTVLLVTHRTSMLSLVDRLVVLDNGRIVADGPKEAVIDALRKGRVGSAAV, from the coding sequence GTGACCAGCATGGAACCCGGCAACACCGGTGTCGATCCGCGCCTGAGCTTCGATGACCCGCTTCTGGACGGTCTGTTGATCCTCTGCAAACTTCATGGCGCGACTGTCAGTCGCGCCAGCCTGAGTGCCGGGCTGCCAATGGCACACCAACGCCTGAGCCTGGACCTGCTGCCCCGTGCAGCGGCCCGGGCCGGTTTGCAGGCGCGTCTGCTGCGCCGCGACCTCAAGGACATTTCCCCGCTCAACCTGCCTGTGATGCTGCTGCTCAACAATGGCCGCACCGCGGTCCTGCGCCGTTATGGCGAGGACGGCCGCGTGCTGATCCTGCCCAGCGAAGCGGATGGCGGCGAACAGTGGATCAGCCCGCAGGAACTGGCCGAGCATTACACCGGCCAGGCATTGTTCGCCCGGCCACGGCATGAACTCGAAGACCTGCGCTCGCCGCTGGTGCCCCGCGTACAAGCCTGGTTTCGCGACACGCTGAAGCTGTCGAAGTGGTTGTACAGCGATGCGATTCTCGCCAGTTTCCTGATCAACCTGTTGGGCCTGATGGTGCCGCTGTTCGTGATGCAGACCTACGATCGCGTGGTGCCGAACCAGGCCACGTCGACCTTGTGGGTGTTGTCCATCGGCCTGTTGATCGGCACCGGTTTCGAACTTGTCCTGCGCGTGGTGCGCGCGCATTTGCTGGACACCGCCGGCAAGAAGACCGACGTGATCCTCTCGGCGACTTTGTTTGAACGCATCACCGGCATGGCGATGAAAGCGCGGCCGGCGACCATCGGCGGCTTCGCCCAGAGCATTCACGACTTCCAGGGCCTGCGGGAATTTCTCACCGCCGTAACCCTCACCAGCCTGATCGACCTGCCCTTCGCCTTGTTGATGCTGGTGGTGATCGGCCTGCTTGGCGGCTGGCTGGTGGTGATTCCGGTGCTGGCGTTTCCGATCACGATCATCTTCGCCATGATCATTCAGGCACGCCTGCGCGACACCGTGCAGAAAAGCCTGAGCCTCGGCGCCGAACGCCAGGCATTGCTGATCGAAACCCTCGGCGGCCTGGAAACCCTCAAGGCGTGCAGCGCCGAAAGCGAGCGCCAGCACAAATGGGAAAGCACCCACGGCGCCCTCACCCGCCTCGACAGCCACGCGCGCAACCTCTCGGCGCTGGCGACCAACGGCACATTGTTCATCCAGCAGTTTTCCGGCATGGCGACCATCGTCGCCGGGGTCTACAGCATCATCGCCGGCAATCTCAGCGTCGGCGCACTGGTGGCGACCTACATGCTCGGCAGCCGGGTACTGGCGCCGCTGGGGCAAATCGCCGGGTTGATCACCCGCTACCAGCAAGCGCAACTGACCATGAAAAGCACCGATGCGCTGATGTCGCTGCCCCAGGAGCGCGATGCCCGGCAACGGCCGCTGGAGCGCACCCAACTGCAAGGCGCGCTGGATGTGGTCGGCGTGACCTTCCACTACAACGGCCAGAACGCCCCGGCGCTGGCCAACATCAGTTTCAGCGTCAAACCTGGCGAACGCATCGGCATCATCGGCCGCAGCGGCTCGGGCAAAAGCACCCTCGGGCGGCTGGTGATGGGCTTCTACGAACCAGAAGAAGGCCAGTTGCTGCTCGATGGCCTGGACCTGCGGCAACTCGACGTCGCCGACCTGCGCCATCAAATCGGTTATGTCGCCCATGACTTGCCGCTGTTGGCCGGTAGCCTGCGCGACAACCTGACCCTCGGCGCGCGCTACATCAGCGACGCCCGCATGCTCGAAGTGGCCGAACTCACCGGCGTTACCGAACTGGCCCGGCAACACCCGCAAGGCTTCGACCGCCCTGTCGGCGAGCGCGGCCAATTGCTCTCAGGCGGCCAACGCCAGGCTGTGCTGCTGGCACGGGCGTTGTTGCTCGACCCGCCGATCATGTTGCTCGACGAACCCACCAGCGCCATGGACAACAGCAGCGAAGACGTACTGCGACAGAAACTCCACGGCTGGGTCCAGGGCAAAACCGTGTTGTTGGTGACGCACCGCACCTCGATGCTCAGCCTGGTGGACCGGCTGGTGGTGCTGGACAACGGGCGGATCGTCGCCGACGGGCCGAAAGAAGCGGTCATCGATGCACTGCGCAAGGGCCGTGTCGGCTCTGCGGCGGTCTAG
- a CDS encoding LysR family transcriptional regulator codes for MANALPDLKLLRIFVSVVRHQGFANAQQELNLSTSAISTYMSQLEAALGLVLCHRGRGGFSLTSKGELFHQETLRLLGELEGFEQYAAALKGELRGTLNLGVIDSTVSDKALPFAEAIGAYSQEHPAVHLHLSVMSPYELQLGVQDNRLDLAIGAFSTRMSGLVYMPLYREQHWLYCSTRHPLFNERRIPEQVITQQRMVGRGYWSQAELARHGFKHSAATVESMEAQLILVLSGAYIGYLPEHYAQAWADKGDLRVLLPATFGYQAPFSMIVRRGRSREPLIQTFRDLLKAQLNQA; via the coding sequence ATGGCCAACGCTTTACCCGACCTGAAACTATTGCGCATCTTCGTCAGCGTGGTACGTCATCAGGGATTCGCCAACGCCCAGCAAGAGCTCAACCTCTCGACGTCGGCCATCAGCACCTACATGAGTCAGCTCGAAGCCGCGCTTGGCCTGGTGCTGTGCCATCGTGGTCGGGGTGGTTTCAGCCTGACCAGCAAGGGTGAGTTGTTCCATCAGGAAACCCTGCGCCTGCTCGGCGAACTGGAAGGTTTTGAACAATACGCCGCCGCGCTCAAGGGTGAATTGCGCGGCACGCTGAACCTTGGAGTGATCGACTCCACGGTCAGCGACAAGGCTTTGCCGTTCGCCGAAGCCATCGGCGCCTACAGCCAGGAACACCCGGCCGTGCACTTGCACTTGTCGGTGATGAGCCCTTATGAGTTGCAGCTTGGCGTGCAGGACAATCGCCTCGACCTGGCCATCGGCGCGTTTTCCACGCGCATGAGCGGTCTGGTGTACATGCCGTTGTACCGCGAGCAGCACTGGCTTTATTGCAGCACGCGGCATCCGCTGTTTAACGAGCGGCGCATTCCCGAGCAGGTCATCACCCAGCAGCGCATGGTAGGTCGCGGCTACTGGAGCCAGGCCGAACTGGCCCGCCACGGCTTCAAGCACAGCGCTGCGACGGTGGAGAGTATGGAAGCGCAGTTGATTCTGGTGCTGTCCGGCGCCTACATCGGTTACTTGCCGGAGCACTACGCCCAGGCCTGGGCCGACAAGGGCGATTTGCGCGTGCTGTTGCCGGCGACGTTCGGTTATCAGGCGCCGTTCTCGATGATCGTGCGCCGAGGCCGCAGCCGCGAGCCGTTGATCCAGACTTTCCGCGATCTTCTCAAAGCACAACTGAATCAGGCCTGA
- a CDS encoding TolC family outer membrane protein: protein MRLLTPLCSAVLLAMACTSQAHAMSLTEAIQSTIATHPELASRVDSRLSADEDVKVAKGGFYPSVDLNAAYGRGYSDNTNTRAFGNHHTEILNYTQSELRLRQMLFDGFNTANEVERTKGVVNSRAYYAQGTAQDLALRTIEVYLEVLKRRELVTLAKNNLQAHLRVNDQIGLRTERGIGSNADADQSTARRALAENNLDTAEVDLADAESNFAAVVGRLPDELEAPPSTRGELPATLQEAQQSMVDNNPYLKSAQADVQSAESQYEVAKSPFYPRFDAEAAVGANNNIAGEEGHDNEWRVGVVMNYNLFRGGSDKARLQSDAHKINQAMDIRNNALRQLNENIHLAWNAMVNAKKQTPTAREYADTSKRVRVAYQDQFGLGQRTLLDLLDSENELYNANRRYTEVLYTEEYSMYRVLANMGQLLSKQRVVLPADAIAQAEVKSEARLPELK, encoded by the coding sequence ATGCGCCTTTTAACCCCCCTATGCAGCGCGGTTCTGCTGGCCATGGCCTGCACTTCTCAAGCACATGCCATGTCATTGACCGAAGCCATTCAAAGCACCATCGCCACCCACCCGGAACTGGCGTCGCGGGTGGACAGCCGTCTGTCGGCTGACGAAGACGTGAAGGTCGCGAAGGGGGGCTTTTATCCGTCGGTTGACTTGAATGCCGCGTACGGGCGCGGGTACAGCGATAACACCAACACCCGGGCGTTCGGTAATCACCACACCGAAATTCTCAATTACACCCAGTCGGAACTGCGTCTGCGGCAGATGCTCTTCGATGGCTTCAACACCGCCAACGAAGTCGAGCGCACCAAAGGCGTGGTCAACTCCCGAGCCTATTACGCCCAGGGCACCGCTCAGGATCTGGCCCTGCGCACCATCGAGGTTTACCTCGAAGTGCTCAAGCGCCGTGAACTGGTGACGCTGGCCAAGAACAACCTGCAAGCGCATTTGCGGGTCAACGATCAGATCGGCCTGCGCACCGAGCGCGGGATCGGCAGCAATGCCGACGCCGACCAGTCCACCGCTCGTCGGGCGCTGGCGGAGAACAACCTCGACACCGCCGAAGTGGATCTGGCGGATGCCGAGTCGAACTTCGCCGCCGTGGTCGGGCGCCTGCCCGATGAACTGGAAGCACCGCCGTCAACTCGCGGCGAATTGCCGGCCACTTTGCAGGAAGCCCAGCAGAGCATGGTCGACAACAACCCGTACCTGAAATCCGCGCAGGCGGACGTGCAATCCGCCGAGAGCCAGTACGAAGTCGCCAAGTCGCCGTTCTACCCCCGCTTCGACGCCGAAGCCGCGGTTGGCGCGAACAACAACATTGCCGGCGAAGAAGGCCACGACAACGAATGGCGGGTCGGCGTGGTGATGAACTACAACCTGTTCCGCGGTGGCAGCGACAAGGCTCGCCTGCAATCGGATGCACACAAGATCAATCAGGCGATGGACATCCGCAACAACGCCCTGCGCCAGCTCAACGAAAACATTCACCTGGCCTGGAACGCCATGGTCAATGCCAAGAAACAAACCCCGACCGCCCGTGAATACGCCGACACCAGCAAACGCGTGCGCGTGGCGTATCAGGATCAGTTTGGCCTCGGCCAACGCACCCTGCTCGACCTGCTGGACAGTGAAAACGAACTCTACAACGCCAACCGTCGCTACACCGAAGTGCTCTACACCGAAGAGTATTCGATGTACCGTGTACTGGCGAACATGGGCCAGCTGTTGAGCAAGCAGCGGGTCGTACTGCCCGCCGATGCCATCGCCCAGGCCGAAGTGAAGAGCGAAGCTCGTTTGCCTGAACTGAAGTAG